The Gammaproteobacteria bacterium genome has a segment encoding these proteins:
- a CDS encoding transporter substrate-binding domain-containing protein, producing MKNQYKLWSCSLLITWQLSAQSLSLTTSLPPFAPFYVDANKDCRGVGVKILDLITRQTGVHFEIESYPYARILKALKSRKLDAALIFKNRMLRDDVYYVGPVTTSRILVVSLGEAQSQSYLDLKQLQSIAVIRKAQYQVDFDQDRELNKIYVESYQQGLKMLKVGLVEAIIGSELGLSYAMKQLAINPSILKQAYHLGNKEAWLHLSKTDNHRALISILQQGVDRIYRFNLTVEVYRQQVEQGCYP from the coding sequence ATGAAAAATCAGTATAAACTTTGGTCTTGCAGCCTATTAATTACTTGGCAACTTTCAGCACAGTCATTGAGTTTAACGACCAGTTTACCGCCGTTTGCCCCTTTTTATGTTGATGCCAATAAGGATTGCCGGGGCGTAGGCGTTAAAATTCTTGATCTTATCACCCGGCAAACGGGGGTTCATTTTGAGATTGAGAGCTATCCTTACGCCCGTATTTTAAAGGCCTTAAAGTCACGTAAGTTAGACGCAGCATTAATATTTAAGAACAGGATGTTGCGTGATGATGTTTATTATGTAGGGCCGGTGACAACATCGCGGATATTAGTGGTAAGTCTCGGTGAGGCACAATCGCAATCTTACCTTGATCTCAAGCAATTACAGAGCATAGCGGTGATTAGAAAGGCGCAATATCAAGTCGACTTTGATCAGGATCGCGAGCTAAATAAAATCTATGTCGAGAGCTATCAGCAAGGGTTGAAAATGTTGAAGGTTGGCCTAGTAGAAGCGATAATTGGCTCTGAACTTGGCCTGAGTTATGCGATGAAGCAACTGGCGATCAATCCAAGCATATTAAAACAAGCTTACCATCTTGGTAATAAAGAAGCGTGGTTGCACCTATCTAAGACCGATAACCACAGAGCTTTAATTTCGATATTACAACAGGGCGTTGATCGGATATATCGATTTAACTTAACGGTTGAAGTTTATCGTCAGCAAGTTGAGCAAGGCTGCTATCCATGA
- the pip gene encoding prolyl aminopeptidase codes for MRILYPVIKPYSETFIDVSSRHRLSVSQAGNPQGIPVIVLHGGPGGGRSQRLSRFFDPLRFRIILFDQRGCGQSTPYGELTDNNAQALIDDIDKIRCYLDIKKWVIFGGSWGAQLALRYGFKYPKFIHSYILRSPFLGRAQDMQWRFDANGGAAQIYPDHYQRFIEKLPSHHHSNPIAGYNELFNSANQFEQLAAAKQWSIWKGGLSHLLPLADAEHRFGHAHEALALAKIESYFYGHHCFMEENHIIDNIAKINEIDATIVHGRYDMVCKLEGSQALVAHWQNCQLQIIPGAGHSSSEDGVIDALVFATDNVADWLFGALT; via the coding sequence ATGCGGATCCTTTACCCAGTAATAAAACCGTACAGTGAGACATTTATTGATGTTTCATCACGACACCGGTTATCAGTATCGCAAGCAGGTAACCCGCAAGGAATACCTGTTATTGTGCTGCACGGCGGGCCCGGCGGAGGCCGCTCACAGCGGTTAAGTCGCTTTTTTGACCCGCTGCGTTTTCGAATTATTTTATTTGACCAACGCGGCTGTGGTCAGTCAACGCCTTACGGTGAATTAACCGACAATAATGCCCAAGCATTAATTGATGACATTGATAAAATCCGCTGTTACCTCGACATTAAAAAGTGGGTTATCTTTGGGGGGTCGTGGGGAGCGCAGTTGGCCTTGCGATATGGTTTTAAATATCCGAAATTTATCCATAGCTATATTTTACGCAGCCCATTTTTAGGCCGAGCTCAGGACATGCAGTGGCGTTTCGATGCTAATGGTGGGGCTGCACAAATTTATCCAGATCACTATCAACGTTTTATTGAAAAACTTCCATCACATCACCACAGCAACCCTATTGCTGGTTATAACGAATTATTTAATAGTGCCAACCAATTCGAACAACTAGCCGCGGCCAAGCAGTGGTCAATATGGAAAGGAGGCTTATCACACTTGTTGCCGTTAGCGGATGCTGAGCATCGTTTTGGGCATGCCCATGAAGCCTTGGCATTGGCCAAGATTGAAAGTTATTTTTATGGTCATCATTGTTTTATGGAAGAGAATCATATTATTGATAACATTGCTAAAATTAATGAGATTGACGCAACCATAGTGCACGGCCGTTATGACATGGTGTGCAAGCTCGAAGGTTCGCAAGCCTTAGTTGCACACTGGCAAAACTGCCAATTACAAATTATTCCTGGTGCCGGTCATTCAAGTAGCGAAGACGGGGTGATTGACGCCTTGGTGTTTGCCACCGATAATGTCGCAGATTGGTTATTTGGAGCATTAACATGA
- a CDS encoding virulence factor BrkB family protein — protein sequence MNHKSRSAVNFFSQLPLLFLHIKQRAVQNRLRMAAGYLSYVTLLSIVPLVSVVFSMLSAFPVFDKIKSQIELYVYSNFLPTAGDIVQQNLTEFVNNASKASAVGIVALVFIALLLISNIDKVLNEIWRSPTKRPIVISFSIYWMILTLGPLLLGASIAISSYVISLGGLEQGMFSEVFSFFLRWLPLLFSVLAFLMMYLLVPNVRVRFVDALIGAMVAALLFELSKKGFGLYITYFPSYQAIYGALATIPILFVWVYLVWIVVLIGAELTAGLPEFYESNEDQLLIDREVSDDADPLPSNKTVQ from the coding sequence GTGAATCATAAATCACGAAGTGCTGTGAATTTTTTCAGTCAGCTGCCACTTTTGTTTTTACACATCAAACAGCGAGCTGTGCAAAATCGGTTACGAATGGCGGCGGGATACTTGTCTTATGTCACTTTGTTGTCGATTGTACCTTTAGTCTCAGTGGTTTTTTCTATGCTGTCTGCTTTTCCTGTTTTTGACAAAATTAAGAGCCAAATAGAGCTGTACGTTTACAGTAACTTTTTGCCCACGGCTGGCGATATTGTGCAGCAAAACCTAACTGAGTTTGTCAATAATGCCTCTAAAGCCAGTGCAGTTGGCATTGTGGCATTAGTGTTTATCGCCTTATTACTTATTTCTAACATTGATAAAGTACTTAACGAAATTTGGCGCAGTCCAACCAAGCGACCGATAGTCATTTCTTTTTCTATTTACTGGATGATCCTAACGCTTGGGCCGCTATTACTCGGTGCTAGTATTGCAATCTCATCTTATGTGATATCTCTCGGTGGGCTTGAGCAGGGAATGTTCAGCGAAGTTTTTTCATTTTTTTTACGCTGGTTACCGTTATTATTTTCGGTCTTAGCATTTTTAATGATGTATTTGCTGGTACCTAATGTGCGAGTTCGTTTTGTTGATGCGTTAATTGGTGCCATGGTGGCAGCTTTGTTGTTTGAATTAAGTAAAAAAGGCTTTGGCTTATATATTACTTACTTTCCATCATATCAAGCGATTTATGGCGCATTAGCGACCATTCCAATTTTATTTGTCTGGGTTTACTTGGTCTGGATTGTGGTGCTCATTGGCGCTGAGCTGACAGCCGGCTTGCCAGAATTTTACGAAAGTAACGAAGACCAATTACTTATAGATCGGGAGGTCTCTGACGATGCGGATCCTTTACCCAGTAATAAAACCGTACAGTGA
- a CDS encoding DUF2959 domain-containing protein — MFKALAATLVVLSLLGCQTVYFNAMEQLGIAKRDILVDRVEDARDAQTQAQQQFKSALDELSTLIDFDGGDVQLAYDSLSDQYDSSQDAADLVSARIDDIESVAAALFDEWQDEIEQYSSTKYKRSSTKQLRKTKNSYQALLRSMRRAEHKMLQVLSSLKDNVLYLKHNLNARAIGAISLEFEGLKQEISSLLTEVNNSISESNKFIAEIDHK, encoded by the coding sequence ATGTTTAAAGCTCTCGCGGCTACGCTTGTCGTGTTAAGTCTGCTTGGTTGTCAGACTGTGTATTTTAATGCCATGGAGCAACTAGGCATTGCTAAACGGGATATATTAGTCGATCGGGTCGAAGATGCTCGTGACGCTCAAACTCAAGCCCAGCAGCAATTTAAGTCGGCGCTCGATGAGCTTAGCACCTTAATAGACTTTGATGGCGGCGATGTGCAACTAGCCTATGATTCACTATCAGATCAGTATGATTCAAGTCAGGACGCAGCAGATCTGGTTAGCGCACGAATAGATGACATTGAAAGTGTCGCCGCGGCCCTTTTTGACGAGTGGCAGGACGAGATCGAGCAATACTCGAGCACTAAATATAAACGCAGCAGCACAAAGCAGTTGCGCAAGACCAAAAATTCTTATCAAGCATTATTGCGCTCGATGCGCCGCGCCGAACACAAGATGCTGCAGGTACTTAGCTCATTAAAAGACAATGTGCTGTATCTAAAACACAACCTTAACGCCCGTGCAATTGGCGCTATAAGCCTTGAGTTTGAGGGGCTAAAACAAGAAATTAGCTCATTGCTGACAGAGGTCAATAACTCGATATCCGAGTCAAACAAATTTATTGCCGAAATCGATCACAAATAA
- the cobA gene encoding uroporphyrinogen-III C-methyltransferase produces the protein MSKTITKIAMKGVLQPGEVALVGAGPGDPELLTIKALRFIEQAEVAIYDRLVSDEIMALLPDRCEKYYVGKKQAKHCVPQDGINQMLSDQALLGKRVLRLKGGDPFVFGRGGEEVEHLLAQGVNCHVAPGITAASACTTYAGIPLTHRGVAQGCTFITGHLQNDGQLDLPWQSLSSSSQTVVFYMGINSLPTIAKELMAHGRGANTPAALIRNGTRHNQEVYRGTLATLAELVELHNIKPPALIVIGDVVEQFEPQQVGKLGYFNATKPQVQQQAI, from the coding sequence ATGAGTAAAACAATCACAAAAATAGCAATGAAAGGGGTTTTACAACCAGGGGAAGTTGCCTTGGTCGGTGCTGGGCCTGGCGACCCTGAATTATTAACCATTAAAGCGTTACGTTTTATTGAGCAAGCCGAAGTGGCTATTTACGATCGCTTAGTCAGCGATGAAATTATGGCGCTATTACCAGACCGTTGCGAAAAATACTATGTTGGTAAAAAACAAGCCAAGCATTGCGTGCCACAAGATGGTATCAATCAAATGCTCAGCGACCAAGCATTGCTCGGTAAGCGAGTGTTGCGGCTAAAGGGTGGTGATCCATTTGTGTTTGGCCGTGGCGGCGAAGAGGTGGAACATTTGCTGGCGCAAGGCGTAAATTGTCATGTCGCGCCAGGCATTACCGCGGCATCGGCTTGTACAACCTATGCTGGCATCCCATTGACCCATCGTGGAGTCGCCCAAGGCTGTACTTTTATTACCGGCCACTTACAAAATGATGGTCAGCTAGATTTACCATGGCAAAGCCTCAGCAGCAGTTCTCAGACAGTGGTCTTTTATATGGGCATCAATAGCCTCCCAACTATAGCGAAAGAATTAATGGCACATGGTCGCGGTGCTAATACTCCGGCAGCCTTAATTCGTAATGGCACTAGGCATAATCAAGAAGTTTACCGAGGTACTTTAGCGACACTGGCCGAGCTGGTTGAGCTGCATAACATTAAGCCGCCAGCGCTGATTGTTATTGGTGATGTGGTTGAACAATTTGAACCACAGCAGGTAGGGAAATTAGGTTATTTTAATGCAACGAAACCGCAAGTTCAGCAACAGGCTATTTAG
- a CDS encoding YaiI/YqxD family protein: MKIWVDADACPIVIKDILYRAAHRAKIEMILVANQVLRVPPSPYIKTLKVDSGFDVADDEIVLRLTPGDLVITSDIPLAAEVIEKGGQALSPRGELHTTENIKARLNIRDFMDTMRASGAHTGGPPPLNKADRQQFANHLDKIIARFIGQVKTN, from the coding sequence ATGAAAATTTGGGTTGATGCCGATGCCTGTCCAATCGTTATAAAAGACATTTTATATCGAGCGGCCCATCGCGCTAAAATTGAAATGATTTTGGTCGCCAATCAAGTGCTGCGAGTACCGCCGTCGCCGTATATCAAGACCCTTAAAGTTGATAGTGGCTTTGATGTCGCTGATGATGAAATAGTATTGCGGCTGACACCGGGTGATTTAGTGATCACCAGTGACATTCCTTTAGCGGCTGAGGTGATCGAAAAAGGGGGGCAAGCCTTGAGTCCGCGTGGTGAGCTGCATACAACGGAGAATATCAAAGCGCGACTTAATATTCGTGACTTTATGGACACCATGCGCGCGAGTGGCGCCCATACTGGCGGACCGCCACCGTTAAATAAGGCAGATCGTCAGCAGTTTGCTAATCATTTAGATAAAATTATTGCGAGATTTATCGGACAGGTTAAGACCAATTAG
- a CDS encoding D-tyrosyl-tRNA(Tyr) deacylase, which produces MIAVIQRVTQASVTVEHQVVGKIEQGLLVLLGVERGDTKADADKLMKKVTNYRIFSDNEDKMNLSLRDIGGQLLVVSQFTLAADTKKGLRPSFSCAAVPEQADILYQYFVAGCRQLDFDTATGIFGADMQVALVNDGPVTFTLRTT; this is translated from the coding sequence ATGATTGCAGTAATTCAGCGGGTGACCCAAGCGAGTGTCACTGTTGAGCATCAAGTCGTAGGTAAAATAGAGCAAGGTTTATTAGTGTTATTAGGCGTTGAGCGTGGTGATACAAAAGCCGATGCCGATAAATTGATGAAAAAAGTTACAAACTATCGAATATTTAGCGATAACGAAGACAAAATGAATTTAAGTCTGCGTGATATTGGCGGCCAATTATTAGTAGTTTCTCAGTTCACCTTAGCCGCTGACACTAAAAAAGGCCTGCGGCCTAGTTTCTCTTGTGCCGCGGTCCCTGAGCAAGCCGACATTTTGTATCAATACTTTGTCGCTGGCTGTCGTCAGCTCGACTTTGATACCGCAACCGGAATATTTGGTGCCGATATGCAGGTAGCTTTAGTCAATGATGGTCCGGTGACCTTTACTTTGCGCACGACATGA
- a CDS encoding DUF494 family protein translates to MFKCLMYLFENYIHSELNVMADHKLLTDELTGAGFQKDEVFKALAWIERLAGMQDNRDSSLLINKSVSSIRIYTDREALQLDMECRGFLHFLEQVGVLAPETREMVIDRALEIENRAFSVDDLKWVILMVLFNLSGEEQAFTQLEGLMFDAGGGIMH, encoded by the coding sequence ATGTTTAAATGTCTTATGTATTTATTTGAAAACTATATTCATAGTGAGCTCAATGTAATGGCTGATCATAAATTATTAACTGATGAATTGACCGGAGCCGGATTTCAAAAAGATGAAGTTTTTAAAGCTTTGGCCTGGATTGAACGCTTAGCTGGCATGCAAGACAACAGGGATAGCTCGCTGTTGATTAACAAGTCGGTTTCTTCGATTAGGATCTATACAGACCGTGAAGCGTTACAACTTGATATGGAATGTCGTGGCTTTTTACATTTTTTGGAACAGGTTGGCGTATTAGCACCTGAAACGCGTGAAATGGTAATAGACCGAGCGCTTGAGATTGAAAACAGAGCTTTTTCGGTTGATGACTTAAAATGGGTTATTTTAATGGTGTTATTTAACCTGTCAGGAGAAGAGCAAGCGTTTACTCAGCTTGAAGGGTTAATGTTTGATGCCGGTGGCGGAATAATGCACTAG
- a CDS encoding SDR family oxidoreductase, translated as MQQIALVTGGSRGIGAATALLLAEQGYDLCINYKSNQQAAQKLQQQILALGRRVIIFQADISNEADVVRLFNAIDSELGSITALVNNAGILQQQMRVEDMTAQRINQILTTNVTGYFLCCREAVKRMSLNNNGQGGAIVNVGSVASRLGGANEYVDYAASKGAIDTLTTGLALEVAGEGIRVNCVRPGLIYTEMHAAGGEPGRVDRMAPSLPMGRGGQPSEVAQAIVWLLSEQASYATGTFVDLAGGR; from the coding sequence ATGCAACAAATCGCATTAGTCACTGGTGGTAGTCGTGGCATTGGCGCGGCAACAGCATTGCTGCTAGCAGAGCAAGGTTATGATCTGTGTATTAATTATAAGAGTAACCAGCAGGCGGCTCAGAAGCTGCAACAGCAAATATTAGCGCTAGGTCGTCGAGTGATTATTTTTCAGGCCGATATCTCCAATGAAGCGGATGTGGTTCGGTTATTTAATGCGATTGATAGTGAACTGGGCAGCATAACAGCCTTGGTTAACAATGCTGGAATTTTGCAGCAACAAATGCGGGTTGAAGATATGACCGCGCAGCGGATTAACCAGATCCTCACGACCAATGTGACTGGTTACTTTCTATGTTGTCGTGAAGCCGTTAAACGGATGTCACTTAACAACAACGGTCAGGGTGGGGCAATTGTTAACGTCGGTTCGGTCGCTTCACGACTTGGCGGTGCCAATGAATATGTTGATTATGCGGCGTCAAAAGGAGCAATAGATACGTTAACCACTGGTTTAGCGCTAGAAGTTGCTGGTGAGGGAATTAGAGTGAACTGTGTTCGTCCTGGCTTAATTTATACCGAAATGCATGCCGCTGGTGGTGAGCCGGGCCGAGTGGATCGAATGGCACCTTCATTGCCGATGGGGCGTGGAGGCCAACCAAGCGAGGTTGCTCAAGCGATAGTCTGGTTATTATCGGAGCAAGCGTCATATGCTACCGGGACTTTCGTTGATTTAGCTGGTGGGCGTTAA
- a CDS encoding PhnA domain-containing protein, whose translation MSIETALKQRSDSTCELCASANNLSVFEVPPTEAHSDKCILLCDTCKIEIEQADALNVNHWRCLNDSMWSQVPVVQVMAYRMLNRLIGAGEAWAQDLLDMLYLDDATLEWANKGSAEVELDEPHVDSNGSTLSAGDNVVLIKDLVVKGANFTAKRGTPVRGISLTSNPEHIEGRVNGTRIVILTQYVKKM comes from the coding sequence ATGTCTATTGAAACCGCGTTAAAACAACGTAGTGATTCAACCTGTGAATTATGCGCCAGTGCCAATAACTTATCAGTATTTGAGGTACCGCCGACAGAGGCTCATTCTGATAAATGTATTTTACTGTGTGACACCTGTAAAATTGAGATCGAGCAAGCTGATGCCCTAAACGTTAACCATTGGCGTTGTCTTAACGACAGTATGTGGAGTCAAGTGCCGGTCGTTCAGGTAATGGCTTATCGTATGCTAAATCGTTTAATTGGGGCTGGAGAAGCATGGGCTCAAGACTTACTAGATATGTTATATCTTGACGATGCAACGCTTGAGTGGGCAAATAAGGGCAGTGCTGAAGTTGAATTAGACGAACCACATGTTGACAGTAACGGCTCAACCTTAAGTGCTGGTGATAATGTGGTATTAATTAAAGATTTAGTGGTTAAAGGCGCTAACTTTACCGCCAAACGCGGTACTCCAGTACGTGGAATTTCATTAACTTCAAATCCAGAGCATATCGAAGGACGTGTTAACGGTACTAGAATTGTGATCCTGACTCAGTACGTCAAAAAAATGTAA
- a CDS encoding siroheme synthase, which yields MQYFPIFVDGEQLNVLVVGGGEVATRKVELILKTPAKVTVVSPQLSSSLKSLNHQGKLNYINSDYDKALLAGKQLVFVATADHEINRQVSLDARAAGVLANVVDSPELCHFITPSIVDRSPMVFAISSEGKSPVLVRYWREKLETLVPQNMGRIATFAGEKRKQIKQKLDSVTKRRNFWELFFSSSRSEQPQQLESFYQQLIAQSDNQQPVSGELYVVEAPQQPDLLSLAALRHMQKADIAVYDDQISSAVLELIRRDADRELASVDIDTQIESLLKQGLRVCYLSTTPATSQAPLWRKFKAANFSVGYFSAAALLPD from the coding sequence GTGCAGTATTTTCCAATCTTTGTCGATGGTGAGCAGTTAAATGTATTGGTTGTTGGCGGGGGTGAAGTAGCAACGCGCAAAGTAGAATTAATCCTTAAAACGCCAGCGAAAGTTACCGTCGTCTCGCCGCAGCTATCATCAAGCTTAAAAAGTTTAAATCACCAAGGCAAACTTAATTATATCAATAGTGATTATGATAAAGCCCTGTTGGCGGGTAAGCAGTTGGTGTTTGTCGCCACGGCAGATCATGAAATTAATCGGCAGGTTAGCCTAGATGCTCGCGCCGCTGGTGTTTTAGCTAATGTCGTGGATTCACCTGAACTTTGTCACTTTATTACGCCATCGATTGTTGATCGTTCGCCAATGGTCTTTGCGATTAGCAGTGAAGGCAAGTCTCCGGTTTTAGTGAGATACTGGCGTGAAAAGCTTGAAACGCTGGTGCCGCAAAATATGGGACGAATCGCGACATTTGCTGGTGAAAAGCGTAAGCAAATTAAACAGAAACTCGATAGCGTGACCAAGCGTCGCAATTTTTGGGAGCTGTTCTTTTCCAGCTCGCGTAGCGAGCAGCCGCAACAATTGGAAAGTTTTTATCAGCAGTTAATCGCGCAATCAGACAATCAACAGCCAGTTTCTGGCGAGTTGTATGTCGTTGAAGCGCCACAACAGCCTGATTTGTTGTCCTTGGCTGCATTGCGGCATATGCAAAAGGCTGATATTGCCGTTTATGATGACCAGATTAGTAGTGCTGTGCTTGAATTAATCAGGCGCGACGCTGACCGTGAGCTAGCTTCAGTGGATATTGACACTCAAATTGAGAGTTTATTGAAGCAAGGATTACGGGTGTGTTATTTATCAACGACACCTGCCACCAGCCAAGCTCCATTATGGCGCAAGTTTAAAGCAGCCAACTTTAGCGTTGGTTATTTTTCTGCCGCCGCTTTGTTACCTGATTAA
- the dprA gene encoding DNA-protecting protein DprA codes for MDKLQQLLTLDLLPGIGCYRLRQKLKGLSPFELFNCTELELVALGFNAPQRAIIQAPYQPVITSVTTWLNGAGNRRVVSFFDSEYPSLLKQISSPPLLLFCQGNVELLTRPQLAIVGSRAPTITARETAKSLAHDLAVSGLTITSGLATGIDSCAHIGAISVQGTTIAVLGSGLKNIYPRSNGDLAANISQTGLLVSEFWPDVLPKAPNFPRRNRIVSGLSLGVVVVEAAQRSGSLITARLAAEQNREVFAVPGSVNNPKVQGCHKLINQGAKLVATAADILEELPIDSFDLATMEHKIHSRLSPQSLLPFDIILDSVGFETTSIDQVVERSKMSIEIVLQQLLTLELAGLIVLGSGGYIRISGGG; via the coding sequence ATGGATAAGCTACAGCAGTTGTTAACTCTTGACCTATTGCCTGGCATTGGTTGTTATCGGCTACGACAAAAGCTTAAGGGCTTGTCACCTTTTGAATTATTTAACTGTACAGAATTAGAATTGGTGGCATTGGGCTTTAATGCGCCACAACGAGCGATTATACAAGCGCCTTACCAGCCTGTTATTACCTCCGTTACCACATGGCTCAATGGTGCTGGTAATCGCCGAGTAGTGAGCTTTTTTGACTCTGAATATCCCTCTTTATTAAAGCAAATATCATCTCCTCCTTTATTATTGTTTTGTCAGGGCAATGTTGAATTGTTAACGCGGCCTCAGTTAGCGATTGTTGGCAGTCGAGCACCAACTATTACAGCGCGCGAAACCGCTAAATCATTAGCGCATGATCTAGCTGTTTCCGGCTTAACGATTACCAGTGGATTGGCGACTGGCATTGATAGTTGTGCCCATATAGGTGCTATATCGGTTCAAGGAACAACTATTGCTGTACTAGGTAGTGGTCTTAAGAACATTTATCCACGCTCAAATGGCGATCTTGCTGCTAATATCTCTCAAACAGGTTTGTTGGTATCAGAGTTTTGGCCTGACGTATTACCTAAAGCACCAAACTTTCCGCGCCGCAATAGAATTGTTAGCGGACTGTCATTGGGTGTGGTGGTGGTTGAAGCTGCGCAACGCAGTGGCTCGTTGATTACAGCGAGATTGGCTGCCGAACAAAACCGTGAGGTTTTTGCCGTTCCAGGCTCGGTAAATAACCCCAAAGTGCAAGGTTGTCATAAATTAATTAATCAAGGTGCTAAACTTGTAGCGACTGCGGCCGATATCTTAGAAGAGTTGCCAATAGATAGTTTTGATCTGGCAACAATGGAACATAAGATACATAGCCGATTATCGCCGCAGTCATTGTTACCGTTTGATATCATTTTGGATAGCGTTGGGTTCGAAACAACGTCAATAGACCAAGTTGTTGAACGTAGTAAGATGTCTATTGAAATCGTGCTGCAGCAATTACTGACGTTAGAATTGGCTGGGCTTATTGTTTTGGGATCCGGTGGTTATATCCGTATTTCAGGAGGTGGGTAA
- a CDS encoding O-antigen ligase family protein translates to MSTLMETTSAEPATANVHERIFNFCLIGYAFVMPLSRAGLVFFSILIILLFLFKPGNRAQLFQLKQNKTFVAFACLIGFYVLSLTWIKPTNWPQAIDYIGKYWYLLPGFILGLSLKKSQILILLTAFSCGMFASEMISYGIFFELFTYKNVPPSNPSPFMKHLEYSIFLSLSALLVLSRILFEKSNKYKLLYLLFFTSLTINLFITGGRSGQLAFVISIVVLFILHFENKLKALVLSTLFGAIILTTAYQTSDLFHQRINAGINNVSSVIEQDDFCSSWGNRAGALVVAKDIIVIHPLIGTGTVDNIDLLREIIDVKYPEFSCLRWFMHFHNQYAQVVTEIGLVGLALFLMMFYRIYQIPLQDPLFVALKVMFLSVFLVGFIAEPYLHKQFTLGLFSLILGLLLAQSRVEAEAVNLVVGDNKR, encoded by the coding sequence ATGTCTACTTTAATGGAAACTACTTCGGCTGAACCTGCTACGGCTAATGTGCATGAGCGAATTTTTAATTTTTGTCTAATTGGTTATGCCTTTGTGATGCCGCTTTCGCGGGCTGGGCTAGTATTTTTTAGCATACTGATTATTTTATTGTTTTTATTTAAACCGGGCAATCGAGCTCAATTATTTCAACTCAAACAAAATAAAACCTTTGTTGCTTTCGCCTGTTTGATTGGTTTTTATGTGTTGTCATTAACATGGATTAAGCCAACCAATTGGCCTCAAGCAATTGACTATATCGGTAAGTATTGGTACTTATTACCGGGGTTCATTTTAGGGTTAAGCCTAAAAAAATCACAGATACTAATCTTGTTAACGGCCTTCTCGTGCGGAATGTTCGCCAGTGAAATGATCTCGTATGGGATATTTTTTGAGTTGTTTACTTATAAAAATGTGCCACCGAGCAACCCTTCGCCCTTTATGAAGCACCTTGAGTACAGTATCTTTTTATCATTATCAGCCTTACTGGTGTTAAGTCGGATACTGTTTGAAAAATCTAATAAATATAAGTTACTCTATTTGTTATTTTTCACTTCATTGACCATCAATTTATTTATTACCGGTGGCCGCAGTGGCCAGTTGGCGTTTGTGATCTCGATTGTGGTGTTGTTTATTCTTCATTTCGAGAACAAGCTTAAAGCGTTGGTATTATCGACATTATTTGGCGCTATTATTTTAACGACAGCTTACCAAACCAGTGATTTATTCCATCAGCGAATTAATGCGGGAATAAACAATGTCAGCAGCGTGATTGAACAGGACGATTTTTGTTCTTCGTGGGGCAATCGGGCTGGTGCGTTAGTTGTTGCTAAAGATATTATAGTTATTCATCCATTAATCGGGACTGGCACGGTTGATAACATTGATTTATTACGTGAGATAATTGATGTCAAATATCCAGAGTTTAGTTGTTTGCGCTGGTTTATGCATTTCCATAACCAATACGCCCAAGTGGTAACTGAAATTGGCCTAGTTGGTTTAGCATTGTTTTTAATGATGTTTTATCGTATCTATCAAATTCCGTTGCAAGACCCACTCTTTGTGGCACTTAAGGTTATGTTTTTAAGTGTATTTTTAGTTGGCTTTATCGCCGAGCCCTATTTACACAAACAATTTACCTTAGGTTTATTTTCCTTGATCCTTGGACTGCTGTTGGCACAAAGTCGAGTCGAAGCTGAGGCGGTAAATTTAGTGGTTGGAGATAATAAACGATGA